Proteins encoded within one genomic window of Episyrphus balteatus chromosome 1, idEpiBalt1.1, whole genome shotgun sequence:
- the LOC129921236 gene encoding apoptosis-resistant E3 ubiquitin protein ligase 1 isoform X3 — MWSPESEINSIAMATMRHSQSASSGISSLSSCGDPERLPELPPGDEQRLQRAALHLQQKLILREWLRDHRLQHHYSRLLAVEVSSLEDVYWLEDSRASKLLGKDWQVWSQARQNLPTSKSQLESLKAQLWSTVVKSSQHQDAWTWGGMLVVSVSVAGLVTLAAMTQPSLAPEARHSLLQYVTGKYLLPANCKVQWDWKDPHVVGGTMCFIVRFFQRNGQPYPICDTDQFFVEVTEGTRKVVTISELGSPTDPNNANIAKVKFTVRTAGQYKISVLIGSSHIAGSPFAKSFIPGPIDAKRSRFIRPATTVICCAGSPTLLHIEPRDEFGNACVFDHNEDPVKGYRVDIYDLHGNPIEKLHHAVSFAYDRVNSRVSVTALFPEPICLRAVISFLEQKLPNGDFDIIVLSSSDTTLVHKNIASRKHNICYEAKLLSIFGQNKSKPRKVLCYVGPKQNSFIFQVTIKEMILKFIPKRIATFRLCPSTKFHFLPQLLTQSHGPVFIIDDGSQPKIELASKDRNIIAATFTHFLLKNIGGSETFKDKQDFFYHEVRKFHSNYYHEKLALKVSRDKILESSMKATKGFSVSDWCGNFEVTYQGEQGIDWGGLRREWFELICSSLFDPRGGLFCTFHDKHQALVHPNPHRPSHLKLKHFEFAGKIVGKCLYESALGGSYRQLVRARFTRSFLAQLIGLRVHYKYFEQDDPDLYLSKVKYILDTDLDASDSLELNFVEEIYDISGQLSKTVELIPNGSKVRVTNASKNQYLDALAQQRLCNNVKDEVDSFLKGLNGIIPDNLLSIFDENELELLMCGTGEYSIADFKAHHIANGNSAEFRRVLGWFWAGISNFSQTEMARLLQFTTGCSQLPPGGFQELNPQFQITAAPTFGNLPTAHTCFNQLCLPDYESYEQFEKALLLAISEGSEGFGMV, encoded by the exons ATGTGGTCACCGGAATCAGAAATCAATTCGATTGCAATGGCAACGATGCGCCATTCGCAATCGGCATCATCAG gAATTTCATCTTTATCAAGTTGTGGAGATCCTGAACGTCTACCCGAACTTCCGCCCGGCGATGAACAACGTTTGCAGCGGGCCGCATTACATCtgcaacaaaaattaattctacgCGAATGGTTACGCGATCATCGTTTGCAGCATCATTATTCACGTTTGCTTGCTGTTGAAGTATCCTCACTGGAGGATGTCTATTGGCTGGAAGATTCCCGGGCCAGCAAACTCTTGGGCAAGGACTGGCAAGTTTGGTCGCAGGCGAGACAAAATCTGCCCACGTCCAAGTCACAATTGGAATCGTTGAAGGCCCAATTGTGGTCGACTGTGGTTAAATCAAGTCAACATCAAGACGCTTGGACATGGGGTGGAATGCTTGTTGTGTCGGTATCGGTAGCTGGTTTAGTTACTCTAGCCGCAATGACACAACCATCATTGGCGCCTGAAGCGCGCCATTCACTGTTGCAGTATGTTACCGGAAAATATTTGTTGCCGGCCAATTGCAAAGTTCAGTGGGATTGGAAGGATCCGCATGTTGTTGGTGGTACCATGTGCTTTATTGTTCGGTTCTTTCAACGAAATGGACAGCCTTATCCTATCTGTGATACTGATCAGTTTTTTGTTGAAGTCACTGAAGGAACTCGAAAA GTTGTTACCATCAGTGAACTTGGATCACCAACAGACCCAAACAATGCTAATATAGCTAAAGTTAAATTTACGGTCCGAACTGCGGGCCAATATAAAATATCCGTTTTAATTGGTTCCAGCCATATTGCTGGAAGTCCATTTGCTAAATCATTTATTCCTGGGCCAATTGACGCGAAACGATCGCGTTTCATACGACCAGCAACAACCGTTATTTGTTGTGCCGGCTCACCAACTTTATTGCACATTGAGCCAAGAGATGAATTCGGAAATGCCTGTGTGTTTGATCATAATGAAGATCCAGTCAAA GGATATCGAGTTGATATTTACGATTTGCATGGAAATCCTATTGAAAAATTACATCACGCAGTATCGTTTGCATACGATAGGGTAAATTCAAGAGTTTCGGTGACCGCATTGTTTCCAGAACCGATTTGCCTTCGTGCTGTTATTAGTTTTCTAGAACAAAAACTACCAAATGGTGACTTCGATATCATAGTTCTTAGTA GTAGCGATACAACTTTAGTTCATAAGAATATTGCATCACGCAAACACAATATTTGTTATGAAGCAAAATTATTGAGTATCTTTGgtcaaaataaatcaaaacctCGTAAAGTCTTGTGTTATGTTGGTCCAAAACAA aattcttttattttccagGTTACTATCaaagaaatgattttaaaatttattccaaaacgCATTGCAACTTTTCGCCTGTGTCCTTCGACTAAATTTCATTTTCTACCACAATTGCTCACACAGTCACATGGTCCAGTTTTTATTATTGACGATGGTTCTCAGCCAAAAATTGAACTTGCATCCAAAGATCGTAACATTATTGCAGCAACTTTCACACAtttcttgttgaaaaatatcgGTGGGTCGGAAACTTTTAAGGATAAACAGGATTTCTTCTATCACGAAGTAAGAAAGTTCCATTCAAATTACTACCACGAGAAGCTTGCCTTGAAAGTGTCGAGGGATAAGATTTTAGAAAGTAGCATGAAAGCTACAAAAGGGTTTTCGGTCTCCGATTGGTGCGGTAACTTTGAAGTTACATATCAAGGCGAACAAG gtATTGACTGGGGAGGTTTACGCCGCGAATGGTTTGAGCTTATTTGCAGCTCCCTGTTTGACCCTCGGGGAGGATTATTTTGTACATTTCACGATAAACATCAAGCTTTAGTTCATCCAAATCCGCATCGACCATCACACTTGAAACTTAAGCACTTTGAGTTTGCTGGAAAAATTGTCGGAAAGTGTCTGTATGAGAGTGCTCTTGGAGGTTCCTATCGACAATTAGTCCGTGCCAGATTCACACGTTCCTTTTTGGCACAGCTTATTGGTTTAAGGGTTCATTACAAG tattttgaacAAGATGATCCCGATTTATATTTATCCAAGGTTAAATATATCCTAGATACAGATTTAGATGCTAGCGATTCAttagaattaaattttgttgaagaAATTTACGATATTAGCGGTCAACTATCAAAAACTGTCGAACTCATTCCGAATGGATCGAAAGTTCGTGTAACAAATGCgtcaaaaaatcaatatttagaTGCGTTGGCACAGCAACGTTTATGTAATAATGTTAAAGATGAAGTAGATAGCTTTCTTAAAGGGCTAAATGGTATTATTCCTGATAATTTGTTAAGCATTTTCGATGAAAACGAATTGGAG ctcCTAATGTGTGGAACTGGAGAATATTCCATTGCTGATTTCAAAGCGCATCATATTGCAAATGGAAATTCAGCTGAATTCCGACGAGTATTGGGTTGGTTTTGGGCCGGCATTAGTAATTTTAGTCAAACAGAAATGGCTCGACTTCTTCAATTTACCACTGGTTGTTCTCAACTACCACCAGGAGGATTTCAAGAATTAAATCCGCAATTTCAAATCACAGCAGCTCCTACATTTGGCAATCTTCCTACCGCACATACATG
- the LOC129921236 gene encoding apoptosis-resistant E3 ubiquitin protein ligase 1 isoform X1: MLLRLMKVIVAVVLSLMFTVSLVKIVLLIWNDYHVSFDDDGNVDLWLDENNLTIYKSLFREKGISSLSSCGDPERLPELPPGDEQRLQRAALHLQQKLILREWLRDHRLQHHYSRLLAVEVSSLEDVYWLEDSRASKLLGKDWQVWSQARQNLPTSKSQLESLKAQLWSTVVKSSQHQDAWTWGGMLVVSVSVAGLVTLAAMTQPSLAPEARHSLLQYVTGKYLLPANCKVQWDWKDPHVVGGTMCFIVRFFQRNGQPYPICDTDQFFVEVTEGTRKVVTISELGSPTDPNNANIAKVKFTVRTAGQYKISVLIGSSHIAGSPFAKSFIPGPIDAKRSRFIRPATTVICCAGSPTLLHIEPRDEFGNACVFDHNEDPVKGYRVDIYDLHGNPIEKLHHAVSFAYDRVNSRVSVTALFPEPICLRAVISFLEQKLPNGDFDIIVLSSSDTTLVHKNIASRKHNICYEAKLLSIFGQNKSKPRKVLCYVGPKQNSFIFQVTIKEMILKFIPKRIATFRLCPSTKFHFLPQLLTQSHGPVFIIDDGSQPKIELASKDRNIIAATFTHFLLKNIGGSETFKDKQDFFYHEVRKFHSNYYHEKLALKVSRDKILESSMKATKGFSVSDWCGNFEVTYQGEQGIDWGGLRREWFELICSSLFDPRGGLFCTFHDKHQALVHPNPHRPSHLKLKHFEFAGKIVGKCLYESALGGSYRQLVRARFTRSFLAQLIGLRVHYKYFEQDDPDLYLSKVKYILDTDLDASDSLELNFVEEIYDISGQLSKTVELIPNGSKVRVTNASKNQYLDALAQQRLCNNVKDEVDSFLKGLNGIIPDNLLSIFDENELELLMCGTGEYSIADFKAHHIANGNSAEFRRVLGWFWAGISNFSQTEMARLLQFTTGCSQLPPGGFQELNPQFQITAAPTFGNLPTAHTCFNQLCLPDYESYEQFEKALLLAISEGSEGFGMV; encoded by the exons gAATTTCATCTTTATCAAGTTGTGGAGATCCTGAACGTCTACCCGAACTTCCGCCCGGCGATGAACAACGTTTGCAGCGGGCCGCATTACATCtgcaacaaaaattaattctacgCGAATGGTTACGCGATCATCGTTTGCAGCATCATTATTCACGTTTGCTTGCTGTTGAAGTATCCTCACTGGAGGATGTCTATTGGCTGGAAGATTCCCGGGCCAGCAAACTCTTGGGCAAGGACTGGCAAGTTTGGTCGCAGGCGAGACAAAATCTGCCCACGTCCAAGTCACAATTGGAATCGTTGAAGGCCCAATTGTGGTCGACTGTGGTTAAATCAAGTCAACATCAAGACGCTTGGACATGGGGTGGAATGCTTGTTGTGTCGGTATCGGTAGCTGGTTTAGTTACTCTAGCCGCAATGACACAACCATCATTGGCGCCTGAAGCGCGCCATTCACTGTTGCAGTATGTTACCGGAAAATATTTGTTGCCGGCCAATTGCAAAGTTCAGTGGGATTGGAAGGATCCGCATGTTGTTGGTGGTACCATGTGCTTTATTGTTCGGTTCTTTCAACGAAATGGACAGCCTTATCCTATCTGTGATACTGATCAGTTTTTTGTTGAAGTCACTGAAGGAACTCGAAAA GTTGTTACCATCAGTGAACTTGGATCACCAACAGACCCAAACAATGCTAATATAGCTAAAGTTAAATTTACGGTCCGAACTGCGGGCCAATATAAAATATCCGTTTTAATTGGTTCCAGCCATATTGCTGGAAGTCCATTTGCTAAATCATTTATTCCTGGGCCAATTGACGCGAAACGATCGCGTTTCATACGACCAGCAACAACCGTTATTTGTTGTGCCGGCTCACCAACTTTATTGCACATTGAGCCAAGAGATGAATTCGGAAATGCCTGTGTGTTTGATCATAATGAAGATCCAGTCAAA GGATATCGAGTTGATATTTACGATTTGCATGGAAATCCTATTGAAAAATTACATCACGCAGTATCGTTTGCATACGATAGGGTAAATTCAAGAGTTTCGGTGACCGCATTGTTTCCAGAACCGATTTGCCTTCGTGCTGTTATTAGTTTTCTAGAACAAAAACTACCAAATGGTGACTTCGATATCATAGTTCTTAGTA GTAGCGATACAACTTTAGTTCATAAGAATATTGCATCACGCAAACACAATATTTGTTATGAAGCAAAATTATTGAGTATCTTTGgtcaaaataaatcaaaacctCGTAAAGTCTTGTGTTATGTTGGTCCAAAACAA aattcttttattttccagGTTACTATCaaagaaatgattttaaaatttattccaaaacgCATTGCAACTTTTCGCCTGTGTCCTTCGACTAAATTTCATTTTCTACCACAATTGCTCACACAGTCACATGGTCCAGTTTTTATTATTGACGATGGTTCTCAGCCAAAAATTGAACTTGCATCCAAAGATCGTAACATTATTGCAGCAACTTTCACACAtttcttgttgaaaaatatcgGTGGGTCGGAAACTTTTAAGGATAAACAGGATTTCTTCTATCACGAAGTAAGAAAGTTCCATTCAAATTACTACCACGAGAAGCTTGCCTTGAAAGTGTCGAGGGATAAGATTTTAGAAAGTAGCATGAAAGCTACAAAAGGGTTTTCGGTCTCCGATTGGTGCGGTAACTTTGAAGTTACATATCAAGGCGAACAAG gtATTGACTGGGGAGGTTTACGCCGCGAATGGTTTGAGCTTATTTGCAGCTCCCTGTTTGACCCTCGGGGAGGATTATTTTGTACATTTCACGATAAACATCAAGCTTTAGTTCATCCAAATCCGCATCGACCATCACACTTGAAACTTAAGCACTTTGAGTTTGCTGGAAAAATTGTCGGAAAGTGTCTGTATGAGAGTGCTCTTGGAGGTTCCTATCGACAATTAGTCCGTGCCAGATTCACACGTTCCTTTTTGGCACAGCTTATTGGTTTAAGGGTTCATTACAAG tattttgaacAAGATGATCCCGATTTATATTTATCCAAGGTTAAATATATCCTAGATACAGATTTAGATGCTAGCGATTCAttagaattaaattttgttgaagaAATTTACGATATTAGCGGTCAACTATCAAAAACTGTCGAACTCATTCCGAATGGATCGAAAGTTCGTGTAACAAATGCgtcaaaaaatcaatatttagaTGCGTTGGCACAGCAACGTTTATGTAATAATGTTAAAGATGAAGTAGATAGCTTTCTTAAAGGGCTAAATGGTATTATTCCTGATAATTTGTTAAGCATTTTCGATGAAAACGAATTGGAG ctcCTAATGTGTGGAACTGGAGAATATTCCATTGCTGATTTCAAAGCGCATCATATTGCAAATGGAAATTCAGCTGAATTCCGACGAGTATTGGGTTGGTTTTGGGCCGGCATTAGTAATTTTAGTCAAACAGAAATGGCTCGACTTCTTCAATTTACCACTGGTTGTTCTCAACTACCACCAGGAGGATTTCAAGAATTAAATCCGCAATTTCAAATCACAGCAGCTCCTACATTTGGCAATCTTCCTACCGCACATACATG